The following are from one region of the Deltaproteobacteria bacterium genome:
- a CDS encoding DnaJ domain-containing protein — MSGDDWVNQVPVLKPGVNLTQMKLEPIDGYILSRLDGVSSVAILADVVAMPADQLFSRLNRLSAQGAMTWKDGPRAASAPQEKSEIDLSADERTQIISAEKLTASCTFWELLGVDGNCEPAFLKQRWFAVSRLYHPDRFFGRELGGYQDRLDVIFQRVKGAYATLQDPQRRAEYAQKHRAPAMVQESVLTRSADEMRALSNQPSQVEENEKAHRLEARRQQILTDRKRKKKVQNTEDNQVFGRQLYETGLRELRGGNSEKAAKTFKMAVTYDPSMEEYKTLRDEVSRQAETDRSRRLAARAEDELDMGFAATAARRFAEAADLMPTMGSYAVRASQAFMAAGDVDMAAEYADRAVASSPNRQEFRLAAAAAFQAAGQPEIAREHLVAVASLDAEDDRAKEMLRDLDASMSRKRS, encoded by the coding sequence GTGAGTGGTGATGATTGGGTAAATCAGGTTCCGGTGCTTAAACCGGGTGTAAATCTTACGCAGATGAAGCTTGAACCGATCGACGGTTATATACTCTCCAGACTCGATGGTGTCTCCAGTGTGGCTATTCTTGCGGATGTGGTGGCGATGCCAGCAGATCAGCTTTTCAGCCGTCTTAATCGACTAAGTGCTCAGGGCGCGATGACTTGGAAAGACGGACCTAGGGCGGCTTCAGCGCCACAGGAAAAGTCAGAAATTGATCTAAGTGCTGATGAACGTACGCAAATTATCTCCGCTGAGAAATTAACAGCGAGTTGTACTTTTTGGGAGCTTTTGGGTGTTGATGGTAATTGCGAACCGGCGTTTTTAAAGCAGCGTTGGTTTGCGGTTTCTAGGCTTTATCATCCAGATAGGTTCTTCGGGCGCGAGCTTGGAGGCTACCAAGATAGACTTGATGTTATTTTTCAAAGGGTCAAAGGCGCCTATGCGACGCTTCAAGACCCTCAGCGCCGGGCAGAGTATGCTCAAAAGCACAGGGCACCAGCTATGGTTCAAGAATCTGTGTTGACCCGTTCGGCCGACGAGATGCGGGCTCTAAGCAACCAACCGAGCCAAGTTGAAGAGAACGAAAAAGCCCATCGCCTCGAAGCAAGGCGCCAGCAAATCCTCACCGACCGTAAGCGAAAGAAAAAGGTCCAAAATACCGAAGATAATCAGGTGTTTGGGCGACAGCTTTATGAGACGGGACTACGTGAACTTCGTGGCGGTAATTCGGAAAAAGCGGCAAAAACCTTCAAGATGGCGGTCACTTATGACCCATCTATGGAAGAATATAAGACGCTGCGAGATGAAGTTTCTCGGCAAGCTGAGACAGATCGTTCACGCCGGCTGGCAGCCCGCGCCGAAGATGAGCTGGATATGGGTTTTGCGGCCACTGCAGCACGTAGATTCGCTGAAGCGGCAGACTTAATGCCCACCATGGGGAGCTACGCCGTACGAGCCTCTCAGGCCTTCATGGCGGCCGGTGATGTGGATATGGCGGCGGAGTATGCTGACCGAGCGGTTGCATCATCGCCCAACAGACAAGAGTTTCGGCTGGCCGCTGCTGCTGCTTTTCAGGCCGCAGGCCAACCCGAGATAGCTCGGGAGCATTTGGTGGCGGTCGCTTCCTTGGACGCAGAGGACGACCGTGCTAAAGAAATGCTACGGGATCTCGATGCCTCAATGTCGCGCAAACGCTCCTAA
- the dnaK gene encoding molecular chaperone DnaK, producing MSDVVIGIDLGTTNTCVAVMETGGPRILKTREGHNTMPSVVALVESGGELVGHLAKRQAVTNPTNTVGGVKRLIGRRYESKEVKEALSRLSFSCAAGPNGDVRVILGEQQLAVPEISSKILLEAKRIAESELGYEVSRAVITVPAYFNDNQRQATRDAGQIAGLEVLRIINEPTAAALAYGFKKGLNQKTVVFDLGGGTFDISILEIGQEVFEVLSTAGDSFLGGEDFDDRIIDWLAKSFEEENGIDLRENKMSLQRLRAAAEQAKIELSEADSSEINLPFIHSAANVGALHVQQVITREIFHDLVDDLIRRALAICRETMEKSGLKASELDAVILVGGMTRVPRITQAVSDFFGLPPTRGVHADEAVAAGAAIQGSLLGAGASETLLLDVTSHDLGIGVAGGLFDIVIPSDTTIPTSATKEFTTARDGQTQVRILVMQGRSTRGDQNELLGEFLLDGLREAGRGELKIDIKFEISADGMVSVSARDQETGQSQNLTVTASSGLTDEEIRDMVDRTKQNLLAAVETDAVQSHRAKVEEHFHMVKARLAGLEERGIGDLVGAEPVEKTHEALNRCRDVIDSGDTSRMDETERALNRIDSFLEQMDARVN from the coding sequence ATGTCTGATGTTGTGATTGGTATAGATCTCGGAACGACCAACACGTGTGTGGCCGTAATGGAGACCGGCGGGCCTAGAATCCTTAAGACTCGTGAAGGTCATAATACAATGCCGTCGGTTGTGGCTTTGGTTGAATCGGGCGGCGAATTGGTCGGCCATCTTGCGAAACGACAGGCAGTCACCAACCCTACCAATACCGTTGGCGGGGTTAAGCGTCTCATTGGCCGTCGGTATGAAAGTAAAGAAGTTAAGGAAGCACTGTCGCGCTTGAGCTTTAGTTGTGCAGCCGGACCTAACGGTGATGTACGTGTGATCCTGGGTGAGCAGCAGCTGGCCGTCCCCGAAATCTCTTCGAAAATTTTACTAGAAGCAAAACGAATTGCTGAGAGCGAACTGGGCTATGAAGTCTCTCGCGCAGTGATTACTGTACCTGCCTATTTTAACGATAATCAGCGTCAAGCCACGCGTGATGCGGGTCAGATAGCTGGGCTTGAAGTCCTTCGTATCATCAACGAGCCCACTGCAGCGGCATTGGCGTACGGGTTTAAAAAGGGTTTGAACCAAAAGACAGTGGTCTTCGACTTGGGCGGTGGTACCTTCGATATTTCGATTCTTGAAATCGGACAGGAAGTATTCGAAGTCTTATCCACGGCGGGTGATTCCTTTCTCGGTGGCGAAGATTTTGACGACCGCATCATCGATTGGCTTGCCAAATCTTTTGAAGAAGAAAACGGAATCGACTTGCGTGAAAATAAGATGTCGTTGCAACGACTGCGTGCGGCAGCTGAGCAGGCGAAGATTGAACTGAGTGAGGCCGATTCCTCGGAGATCAACCTTCCGTTTATTCACTCTGCGGCCAACGTGGGTGCGTTGCATGTGCAGCAAGTGATTACTCGCGAGATTTTCCACGACTTAGTTGATGATTTGATTCGCCGAGCGTTGGCGATTTGCCGTGAAACGATGGAGAAGTCAGGACTTAAAGCCAGCGAGCTAGATGCGGTGATTCTTGTGGGTGGAATGACGCGAGTACCAAGGATTACGCAGGCAGTTAGTGACTTTTTTGGATTGCCACCGACCCGTGGTGTCCACGCCGACGAGGCTGTTGCGGCGGGTGCTGCGATTCAGGGTTCTCTATTGGGTGCCGGTGCATCCGAGACGCTGCTCTTGGATGTTACCAGTCACGATTTGGGCATCGGGGTTGCCGGTGGCTTGTTCGACATTGTGATTCCCAGCGATACGACAATTCCAACCAGTGCCACAAAAGAGTTTACGACTGCCCGTGACGGACAAACCCAGGTGCGCATTCTGGTGATGCAGGGCCGTTCGACACGAGGCGACCAAAACGAGCTGCTGGGTGAGTTTTTACTGGATGGCTTACGAGAGGCGGGCCGGGGTGAACTGAAGATCGATATTAAGTTTGAGATCAGTGCCGATGGCATGGTGAGTGTGTCGGCCCGAGACCAGGAAACCGGACAGTCACAGAACCTCACGGTTACGGCATCGAGTGGTCTTACGGATGAAGAAATCCGAGATATGGTTGATAGAACCAAGCAGAATCTTTTGGCCGCGGTGGAGACGGATGCCGTGCAAAGTCACCGGGCTAAGGTGGAAGAACATTTTCACATGGTGAAAGCGCGGCTCGCCGGTCTTGAGGAGCGCGGGATTGGCGACTTGGTAGGAGCAGAACCTGTCGAAAAGACCCATGAGGCTCTTAACAGATGCCGCGATGTTATCGACAGCGGTGACACTTCACGAATGGACGAAACGGAACGTGCCTTGAATCGAATTGATAGTTTTCTTGAACAAATGGATGCGCGGGTAAATTGA